A stretch of DNA from Candidatus Aminicenantes bacterium:
TCACATCCACCATATAGTGATATCGCAAGTAGATGGTTGATATCCAATTCCCAAGAACCAGCGGCAGAAGGAACCACAACCATTTTCGGCCCAACTTGGCCCCACACCATAGAACAATTGTTGACAAGCAAACATGCAAGCTGGGGAAAATATCGCGTGGAGCCCGGACAATATCCAATATGCCGGCAACCGACCCATAAAATGCACCATTTAATCCATGTGCATAAAGCTGAGGATATGCTATGTTCGGACCGACTCCAGGAACAAAAATATATCCGATATTCCCTAGTATTCCGCCTAATAAAAAAGCCAATAAAAAATAACGAAACAAAGGTTTATTTTTTCGATAGCAGGCGTAGCTAATAATCAGAGGAAGTACGACATGAAGAAAATAGGCCACTGCAAGTATATCGGTTAACCATGGCTGTACCCAGCGATCCATCCAAACTGAAGGTGTTTCACCAAATAAAAATCGATCCCAAGCCAGTAATTTTGAATCCAAATCGGGTTTCGAGATAGCAGACCAAAAAGAAGTTGCAAAAATTTCATAAAAGAATAGAAATAAAAAAAAGGGAAGCCAATCTCGAATAGTTTCTATCACAATGGAATATACAGAATTTTGAAAAGAAGCTCCGCCATAGATGGCATAGCGCAATGACAAAAGGAATATTACTAATGAAAACGGAAACAAATACAACGAAAAATCCCAGAGATCAGATTCTCCGATTGTTAAACCTTTGGAAATTACTTGAGTTCCTCCATAATAAAAAATTCCAATAACAAACATCACGCATAATAAATCTTCTATGCGTATTTTACTTAAGAACTTGAAAAAATTGAAATTCAATTTCTGGTACATTTGTTTGCCTCAAAGTAATCGCTTGGGTTAACATGGATATTCTGGAAATAGTCCTCCCATCCAATCCGCTGGATGGGAAATGGGATAAAAGCGTTAGTGCCTCATCAAATTTTTTCTGTTTGATTAAAACCCGAACTGCATGATAAAGAGAAGGGAAAAAAAGTGGGTTTGATTGCAACGAATTCAAATAATAGCCCAATGCTTGCTCATTATTTCCGCGTTTTTCCGCCAATTTTCCGAGAAAATAGTCACACAACAAGAATTTGCGCTCATTACGAACCGCATTGAACGTGATTTCCGCCACGCTCCATTTCCTTAAAAAATAACAGCAGATTGCCAGATTGTATACTAGATTTGTATTTGCTTGCACTTTTCCATTTTCAAGGCGCATATCTTGCAACAACATAAGTTCTGCTTTTTCATAGTTTTGTAAATTTAGGATTGAAGTTATCCAATCATTTTTAAGTTTGGCCGTTAAATGACCGCCGATCTGATCCTGAAGACTAAAATAGTAATCAGCCTTAGCCCAAGAGCTAATCGATATATTGAACTCGGCACTAACAATATAGACGGATCGCAGAAAAAACGGGAATATAAGAATGGTTCCGGTTACCAATACCGCTCCGAAAATGCATCTGGCCACACAAAGGTTCCGTTGGCGATAACGGTTGTATAAAAAACGTCCGACCAAAAGAAATACAGAACTGGATAATAATAAAACCACAAACCGGAAAATTGCGAGATTCCAAACAAACATCATGCTTAACTCATCCTACTTATAAATTACTTCGCATCATACCAATATGATCTGAACTGATATAATTTGAAAAAAACATGTAGCATAATGACGACTTAAGCTTATCATAAAATGTGTGTTCATTCAATCTGGCAAAGATTAAGGGGAAAGAATAATGCAAGCATTGATTGCTTAATTATTCAATTCTCTATAATATTCAATTCGGTTTATTTTGAAACGCGCTGGGAATATCCTTGAGCAGTTCTTCTTCTATTTCAGGCCAATCTTGAGTCAAAAAGGGGGGGGAGGTTGAAAAATTAGCAAGAGCTTTAATATTCATCGTTTCAAGTGGATACTTTACCAGATTGTATTTGGGAGACGCATATTCAAGAAAGCGGTTAAGATCGGTATTGATAGGAACAATCCAGGTATCCAACATTTTCCTGGTTTCCTCAGGAGCCAACAATCTTGATCCCAGAATGTATCGTATCCGAGCGCGAATGCGCTCTTCAGTGCGATCGGACCACAAATCGGTCTTGATCAATCTCTGGACTACCGGCCATTGCAGCTTTTGCGGCTCTTCTCCGGCCACTAAAATTCCCTGGCTGCCAAATACCCAAAAACTTACATATTGAAATGAATGTTGCAGCGTTCCGATCACCGAAACAAGTTCCCTGGGTCCGATATGATGGATTTGGATCCATTGCTGGAAAATCCCCCCCGGTTTAAGGTGCTTTTTAACCAAATAATAAAAGTCCTGCGAATAGAGATTGGTCGAACCCGCGAACCAGATCGATGATATTTCCATAGAGATCAAATCATATCTTTTATTAGTTAACAGCAGATAATTACGCCCATCATCTAAAATAAGATTGACATTCGGTTTATCCAAAACTTTCTCATTAATATGTATAAAGTGAGTTTTTGCCGCTTGGACTATTCCGGAAGCGATCTCGGCAATATCCATTCGTTTGAATCCAAACCTAAGAACTGAAGCAGCGGATTGACCCGATCCCAGTCCAATGACCAAGGCATCATCGAATGACCGGACATGAAGCGCAGGAATGGTTACAAAGCCTTTTTGGGCATCAATCTCACCGGCGTCGTTGGCTTGAAACTTGCCGTTCGTCAACAATACTTTATAAAAATCTCCAGGCTTCGGTTTTTGGGGATTATTAGGATTCGCCACCACGGTGGTTATTCCCCCTTGCAGATCTTCATGTAAGAAGAGCAATCGGCTGGAGGGCTTGACATGGGACGGTCTAAAATAAACACAATTACCAGAAGTCAATTGCAGCCAATCCCATCCTGGCAATGTCGGCAATAAAAGCAAAAAACCCAACGAAACGATCACTCCAGTCCAACGCCCAATCTTGACCAGGAATGTGTAGGAGAGAATCAATGCCATCAGTGCGATTCCAAAAGAAAGAAACATCAATGTCGCCGCCGAACCCCAAAACGGAATCAGGACAAATCCAGTCATCAAGGCACCGAGTACACAACCGGTGGAATTGAATGCTCCCATCAGCGCCGCCACACGAGCCCGATTCAGAATAGGGAACCGATTCATACGAAATAGAGCTGGGTAGAACATACCCAGGATAATTGTTGGGGGAAGTAACAACCGACCAGTCAGGATCCATCGCAACAGCTCTCCTTGACCGAATGTGGCAAGATTGGCCCCCCACAAAACAAATAGGAATGGCGTTTGCGGCCACTGAATGTACTGCCATGCAATTAAACCAGCCCCCGAAAATAAAATGGCAACAAGAGTTATCGGGCCCCTGGGTTTGGATTCTTTGAAAACAACTGTCGAAAGTGCACTTCCCAAACCTAATCCGATCAATACAAGGGCCAACATGGCTGCAAAAGCGTACACACTGTTTCCGATGGTGACACCAATCAAGTGGGTCCAGACGACTTCCAAAGCAAAGAGAATAAACCCACTGAAAAAAGCCAGAATCATGAGTGTCAGGTTGGATCGTACCCCAGAACTCAAGTCGTTGGCAGTTTTTTTTAAGCTCCTGCCAGCATCTTTCATTCTCAATTTCCCTGCCAAAATCCAAGCAATGAAAGCAACGAGCCCATCAAGAAAAAATGTAAATCCCAAGGTCCCACCCAACCCTAAGGAAGGAAAACACCAATATGGCCCAGCGATGGCCCCTCCAATAGCTCCCAACAAATTCATCGTATAGAATCGACTCATTGTCTGCCGGGGTCGGGGAATGCGCAAGCCTTCCAAGGCTGCTATCACTGTCGGAAATGTCGCTCCCATCAAAATCGTGGGTGGCAAAATCCATATAATGGCGACGATAAAGCGTTGAATTTCAAGCACCCAAAAATGTCCCAAGCCCAGTCGTAATACCGGAACCATGAGTTGAATCAGACTTTTATGAAATAAAAGCAATAGGATGGACCAGATTGCCACTCCGGCTTCAAGAAGGGAATAAATTCGTAACGGATTCCGATCAGTACGACGATATCTGGCGTACAGCCAAGCCCCCAAGGTAAGGCCTAGGAAATAAATAGACAACACAATCGCTGCCGCCGGAGTACTGGCGCCAACCAAATTGGCCAGCAGTTTTTCAAACGATTGCTCGGCCAATAATCCCGCTGCTCCGGAAAAAATAAAAAGGATTCCCAGGATCATGGCTCCTTTTCTCAGATCTACCGCGAAAATTTTCTTCATCGCGCGCTCCTTTTTCGAGCTGAAATTGAAAAAGAAATCCAGTTAGAGAAAACGTTCCAATTTATGATCGGCTCAAAAAATAAATACTCGGCCTCCGGCATTTATTCATTGAACCGCAAGAAAACAGCCGAGAAATAATCCGCTCCACTATTTTTTGGTGGCGAAATAACTGAGGATGCGCTTGAAGAGGCTCTCGGAGCTTTTCTTGCCGGCGCCGGCGTCAACGGCCAGGTTCTTTTCGCTGAAGAGCTTCAGCTCGTCCTGGCGCTTAGTGATCACGGCCGACAATTTCATGGCCAGCGCCTCGTTCATGTCGATGATCTGCTTGAAGCGGGCCGATGAAACCATGATGACGACGCTTTCGCGGTCGGCGACCACCGTGGCGCCGGTCTTTTCGCCGGTGACCAGGGATATCTCGCCGATGAAATCGCCCGCCTGCAGCCGGGCGACCACTTGGCCCTCCTTGGTCACGTTGACAGCTCCGGAATAGATATGGTAAAAAAACTCGCTCTCCTCGCCTTCGCGGATGATGGTTTCGCCGCCGCCGAAAACCTTGAAGTCGACATCGGCCAGAAGCTTCAAAAACTCATTTTCGTCGATGGTGCGCAGGATGTCGTTGTTCTTCAGCGCATCGACCAGGAGCTGGCGGGGGATGGCCGCGCTTTTTTCCGGGTGCCGATAGAGCTCGCGGACCGGGAAGGGGATTTGGATGCCATGGCGCCTGAACGCGTACCA
This window harbors:
- a CDS encoding phosphatase PAP2 family protein, with amino-acid sequence MYQKLNFNFFKFLSKIRIEDLLCVMFVIGIFYYGGTQVISKGLTIGESDLWDFSLYLFPFSLVIFLLSLRYAIYGGASFQNSVYSIVIETIRDWLPFFLFLFFYEIFATSFWSAISKPDLDSKLLAWDRFLFGETPSVWMDRWVQPWLTDILAVAYFLHVVLPLIISYACYRKNKPLFRYFLLAFLLGGILGNIGYIFVPGVGPNIAYPQLYAHGLNGAFYGSVAGILDIVRAPRDIFPSLHVCLSTIVLWCGAKLGRKWLWFLLPLVLGNWISTIYLRYHYMVDVIVGFALAFLVLFLAKWLLLFEKRFRTWIERVGMTRT